In the Thermoanaerobacterales bacterium genome, AGTGTTCCCCACCCCAGGGAAAAGTGACCGTTTCATAGGCGAAGTTGAATTTACAGGCAACGGCCTCCAGGACCTTGAGGCCCTGGGCGATCTGCTCGGGGCCCGTACCGTCTCCGGGAATAACGGCGATGCGATGCATTAACCAAGCCTCCTGTACCTATCATAGTATCGTTATTCTTCGATACTATTCGCCCCCAGCATACCCAACTCCTATCGCGAATGACACAAAATAGCCCCGGAGCAGTCGTTTCGGGGACCGATACGCGGCACACACTAGCCCTAAGGAGGGATGACGCGTGCGGACGATCCACTTTGATCTGGGGCCCGAGGTGGAAGCGCGCGACTTCGTCCGGTTGGCACGGGCGTTGCCGCTGGTGGAGCCGGAAGACCGCCTGGAAATAACAATGGAAGCTGCCGACGTCCACCAGGCCGGCCGCGTGTTCACCATGCTGCGTGAAAACGGTTTCGACTTCCAGCCCAAGGGGAGCCATGAGGGCTTGCTCTATAAGGTTTCGGCCTGGCGAAGAGCCGTTCATTAAAACCAAACCGCGTCGCGGTTAAATGCCTGCCACGGTCCCGATTTCAGTTCCCGCTTTACTCGCCTCGTTCTTGGGGGCCCAAACTCTCCAGTTTTACCCTTGTCCCTACCGACAGGGCGAAGAAGGGACGCAGCCTTTCCCATGCCGACCCGGCGGGGACGGCGATCTCCAGGGTATCCGCCGACCCGGTGGTGAGCATAGGCTCACCGTACCGCCCGCCGCTGTAAGAGGGGTGGTAGGGCAGGTCAAGGGTGCCCCCGCCGGACGAGAGCCGGTAGGCTCCGGCGCCGGGAACGGGAGGGATGTTGGTTACAACGTTGCCGAAGCGGTCGATGTGCACGACCTCCCCTTCCCTTCCGCACCTGTGGAAGCGAAGGACGGTTCCGGGCTCGCTGGGCCTGCCGAGGGATGCCGGGTCCGCGCCAGCGGCCAGGCGGGCGGCGGCCGGGGCGAAAACATCGCGCCCTTCGAAGGTGCGGCAGGCCTCGAGGGAACGTGGAAGGGCCCAGGCGGAGGTCAGGCCGTCGTCCTCGGCGGCCGGCAGGAGCAGACCATTGTCCGGCCCGACAAAGAGGTACCGCCGGGTGCGGATGACCAGCGCCTGGCGGTCACCGCCCACCCCCGGGTCTACAACGGCGCAGAAAACAGCACCCGGCGGGAAATGGCGGTAGGAAGCGAAGAGCAGCCAGGCCCCATCCCGGACGTCCTGCGGCGCTATGTCGTGCGCCAGGTCAATGACCGGGCAGCCGGGGGCCAAACGGGCGATGACCCCTTTAAGAATGCCCACATAATGGCTGAATCC is a window encoding:
- a CDS encoding SAM-dependent chlorinase/fluorinase, producing the protein MIVLLTDFGFSHYVGILKGVIARLAPGCPVIDLAHDIAPQDVRDGAWLLFASYRHFPPGAVFCAVVDPGVGGDRQALVIRTRRYLFVGPDNGLLLPAAEDDGLTSAWALPRSLEACRTFEGRDVFAPAAARLAAGADPASLGRPSEPGTVLRFHRCGREGEVVHIDRFGNVVTNIPPVPGAGAYRLSSGGGTLDLPYHPSYSGGRYGEPMLTTGSADTLEIAVPAGSAWERLRPFFALSVGTRVKLESLGPQERGE